The Lichenihabitans psoromatis genome contains a region encoding:
- a CDS encoding ABC transporter permease: MIQRPGPIALILAAFVAAFLLLPLLAVVPISFTPARFLTMPKGELSLIHYRDLIDNPDWRRSMLLSLRIGIVSSVVATSLALAFGLGIWMFQPRFAALLVGIVLLPMIVPPVVSAMVLYFFLTSLSQINDLVGYDTWLGVTLAHVVMIVPFALVLILVALAQVDRRIDLAARGLGATISQRVFGIILPNIRFGVLTAALMAFVLSWEEIGVTLFVTSVNAITLPRMMWMGVHDNIDPAIAAISVVLIVITTLALTGRMLLQRQHPA, from the coding sequence GTGATTCAGCGCCCCGGACCCATCGCGCTCATTCTGGCGGCCTTTGTGGCGGCGTTTCTGTTGCTGCCTCTGCTCGCGGTGGTGCCGATTTCGTTTACGCCGGCGCGCTTCCTCACCATGCCGAAGGGCGAACTATCGCTGATCCATTACCGCGACCTGATCGACAATCCGGACTGGCGCCGCAGCATGCTGCTGAGCCTTCGCATTGGTATCGTCAGCAGCGTGGTGGCCACCAGCTTGGCGCTGGCCTTCGGGCTCGGCATCTGGATGTTTCAACCGCGCTTTGCGGCGCTGCTGGTCGGCATCGTGCTGCTGCCCATGATCGTGCCGCCCGTCGTGTCGGCCATGGTGCTGTATTTCTTTCTCACCTCGCTGTCGCAGATCAACGATCTCGTCGGCTACGACACGTGGCTCGGCGTCACGCTCGCGCATGTCGTCATGATCGTGCCGTTCGCGCTGGTGCTGATCCTGGTCGCCTTGGCGCAGGTCGACCGGCGCATCGATCTGGCGGCGCGCGGGCTCGGCGCGACGATCAGCCAGCGCGTGTTCGGCATCATCCTGCCCAACATTCGTTTCGGCGTGCTGACCGCAGCCCTGATGGCCTTCGTGCTGTCCTGGGAGGAGATCGGCGTCACGCTTTTCGTCACCAGCGTCAATGCCATCACGCTCCCCCGCATGATGTGGATGGGCGTGCACGACAATATCGATCCCGCGATCGCTGCCATTTCGGTGGTGCTGATCGTCATCACGACCCTGGCGCTGACCGGCCGCATGCTGCTGCAGCGTCAACACCCCGCATGA
- a CDS encoding sugar phosphate isomerase/epimerase family protein produces the protein MPLRIYQSLWATEQRRPGVPERPVAERFDRVRDAGFDGMAIDLGAMDLEAALAVVPEFDRTGLKGLLTAFPTSIEDLRPALRLARDIGSPFCIVIGRVMPLAVADMIPVIRGWLAIAAEEGVPLQFETHRNCITNDLFSTLLLMDAIPEMRLSADLSHYVVDREMMQPITSDYQDYVGRILDRSDSFQGRVANRCQVQLPLHFPQHRVWIETFRAWWRQGFQSWQTRFAPDADCIFLCELGPRDYAITDQNGDELSDRWAEALLLKQWAQADWTGALATDMMRQ, from the coding sequence ATGCCCTTGCGGATCTATCAGTCTTTGTGGGCGACCGAGCAGCGACGACCCGGCGTGCCGGAGCGTCCCGTGGCCGAACGGTTCGATCGTGTCCGCGACGCCGGCTTCGACGGCATGGCGATCGACCTCGGCGCCATGGATCTCGAGGCGGCGCTTGCGGTCGTGCCCGAATTTGACCGCACGGGGCTGAAAGGGCTGCTGACCGCCTTTCCGACCTCCATCGAGGATCTGCGGCCGGCGTTGCGGCTCGCGCGTGACATCGGCTCGCCGTTCTGCATCGTGATCGGGCGGGTGATGCCGCTTGCGGTCGCAGACATGATCCCGGTGATCCGGGGCTGGCTGGCGATTGCGGCGGAGGAGGGCGTGCCGTTGCAGTTTGAAACGCACCGCAACTGCATCACCAACGACCTCTTTTCGACCCTGCTGTTGATGGACGCCATTCCCGAGATGCGCCTCAGCGCGGACCTGTCGCATTACGTGGTCGACCGCGAGATGATGCAGCCGATCACGTCGGACTATCAGGATTATGTGGGCCGCATCCTCGATCGATCGGACTCCTTTCAAGGCCGGGTCGCCAATCGCTGCCAGGTCCAGCTGCCGCTGCATTTCCCGCAGCATCGCGTCTGGATCGAGACGTTTCGCGCCTGGTGGAGGCAGGGGTTTCAGAGCTGGCAGACCCGCTTCGCGCCGGACGCGGATTGCATCTTTCTCTGCGAACTCGGCCCGCGCGATTATGCGATCACGGACCAGAACGGGGACGAACTCTCCGACCGCTGGGCCGAGGCGCTTTTGCTGAAACAGTGGGCGCAGGCCGATTGGACGGGCGCGCTCGCCACCGACATGATGCGGCAATGA
- a CDS encoding dimethylarginine dimethylaminohydrolase family protein, giving the protein MGDVALNWMVESETGTLRDVLLCRPDHYRWIETNAIAVETLGKGRSIDAQRLQSQFRQLEDALDQAGVTRHYIEPEPHLAYQVYTRDSSQTTPWGPLLTQLALPARRGEVASILRFHSAQHGFWRYASGGNVEGGDIHIIRPGLLLIGWSGIRTTAEGAAQVASWFKAEGWEVRVEPFAEHFLHLDVLFCMAADGLAVACIDVLGDAFAAWLADHGIRVIEATYRDVMAMSCNLLALGSGRVISPRHSTRINAALRAEGLTIYDPELDLFAAGGGSVHCMTMPLRRDPI; this is encoded by the coding sequence ATGGGAGATGTCGCTTTGAATTGGATGGTCGAGTCCGAAACCGGAACGCTGCGGGACGTTTTGCTCTGCCGCCCGGATCACTATCGCTGGATCGAAACCAATGCGATCGCTGTCGAAACGCTCGGTAAAGGCCGCAGCATCGACGCGCAGCGGCTGCAAAGCCAATTTCGGCAACTCGAGGATGCGCTCGATCAGGCGGGTGTCACGCGCCACTATATCGAGCCTGAGCCGCATCTCGCCTATCAGGTCTATACGCGTGATTCGAGCCAGACCACGCCGTGGGGTCCGTTGCTGACGCAACTCGCCTTGCCGGCGAGGCGCGGCGAAGTCGCCTCGATCCTCCGCTTTCATAGCGCGCAACACGGCTTCTGGCGCTACGCGAGCGGCGGTAACGTCGAGGGTGGAGACATCCACATCATTCGCCCGGGCCTGTTGCTGATCGGTTGGTCGGGTATCCGCACCACGGCCGAGGGAGCAGCTCAAGTTGCGTCCTGGTTCAAGGCCGAAGGCTGGGAGGTTCGGGTCGAGCCCTTCGCCGAGCACTTCCTGCATCTTGATGTTCTGTTCTGCATGGCGGCAGATGGTTTGGCGGTGGCCTGTATCGACGTGCTCGGGGATGCCTTTGCGGCTTGGCTCGCGGATCACGGCATTCGCGTGATCGAGGCGACATATCGTGACGTGATGGCGATGAGTTGCAATCTGCTGGCGCTTGGGAGCGGCCGGGTCATCTCGCCCCGGCACAGCACCCGTATCAACGCAGCGCTGCGGGCCGAGGGGCTGACGATCTATGACCCCGAACTCGACCTGTTCGCGGCAGGCGGCGGCAGTGTCCATTGCATGACGATGCCGCTGCGCCGCGACCCGATTTAG
- a CDS encoding cupin domain-containing protein codes for MAFTCTIPARPTVQVDDDRVRITRWDFEPGACTGWHEHAMPYCVVMVLGGTLALHDGTTESQVTLAAGDAYARPSGIKHDVKNASDHPIAFVEVEMKR; via the coding sequence ATGGCCTTCACGTGCACGATCCCGGCCCGTCCGACCGTTCAGGTCGATGACGACCGCGTTCGCATCACACGGTGGGATTTCGAGCCCGGCGCCTGCACCGGGTGGCACGAACATGCCATGCCCTATTGCGTCGTCATGGTGCTCGGTGGAACGCTGGCGCTGCACGACGGCACGACCGAAAGCCAGGTGACGCTCGCGGCGGGCGACGCCTACGCACGGCCGTCGGGCATCAAACACGACGTGAAGAACGCCTCCGACCACCCGATCGCCTTCGTCGAAGTCGAGATGAAGCGCTAG
- a CDS encoding ABC transporter substrate-binding protein, translated as MNDAFQKDCLEILAGKVERGEISRRRFTQIAAMVLAGAPLALRAGGARAADGQLVLVNWGGDALKAYDAAYGQAFQKATGITVKEDGTGPTEGAITAQFKSGKPTWDLVDADPFSAISLGHQGMIEPIDYTVVDKAKMRPGFAWDYAASTYFFSYIIAYDAQKFGKNPPTGMADFFDVKKFPGKRSMYKWGVGMWEAALLADGVAPEKLYPLDLKRAHDKIAAFKENVSSFWGGGAESQQVMLSGDASMGLIWSTRASLLDKDPSGQVKFIWDQGLISPGALAVIKNNPGGKANAMSFIASTTDPKKQLVMFDMLGQGPANPATDALIPADQQKYNPVDPANMKKQIALDMPWYAENYGAALDTYTKIISA; from the coding sequence ATGAACGACGCCTTTCAAAAAGACTGTCTCGAGATTCTGGCCGGCAAGGTCGAGCGCGGCGAGATCAGCCGCCGCCGCTTCACGCAGATCGCCGCCATGGTGTTGGCGGGCGCGCCCCTGGCGCTCCGGGCTGGCGGGGCCCGAGCGGCCGATGGGCAACTCGTGCTCGTCAATTGGGGTGGCGACGCTCTCAAAGCGTATGACGCGGCCTATGGGCAGGCGTTTCAGAAAGCCACCGGCATCACGGTCAAGGAAGACGGCACGGGACCGACCGAAGGCGCCATCACGGCGCAGTTCAAAAGCGGCAAGCCGACATGGGATCTCGTTGATGCAGACCCGTTCTCGGCGATCTCGCTCGGCCATCAGGGCATGATCGAGCCGATCGACTATACGGTTGTCGACAAGGCCAAGATGCGGCCCGGCTTCGCCTGGGACTACGCGGCCTCGACCTACTTCTTCTCGTATATCATTGCTTATGACGCGCAGAAGTTCGGCAAGAATCCGCCGACCGGCATGGCCGATTTCTTCGACGTGAAGAAGTTCCCCGGCAAGCGCTCGATGTATAAATGGGGCGTCGGCATGTGGGAGGCGGCGCTGCTGGCTGACGGCGTCGCGCCCGAGAAACTCTATCCGCTCGACCTCAAGCGGGCTCATGACAAGATCGCGGCCTTCAAGGAGAATGTTTCGTCCTTTTGGGGAGGCGGCGCCGAAAGCCAGCAGGTGATGCTGAGCGGCGATGCCTCGATGGGGCTGATCTGGTCGACCCGCGCGAGCCTGCTCGACAAGGACCCAAGTGGCCAGGTCAAGTTCATCTGGGACCAGGGTCTCATCTCGCCCGGCGCGCTGGCGGTCATCAAGAACAACCCCGGCGGCAAAGCCAATGCCATGTCGTTCATCGCGAGCACCACCGATCCCAAGAAGCAACTCGTGATGTTCGATATGCTCGGGCAGGGGCCGGCAAATCCCGCCACCGATGCGCTGATTCCCGCCGATCAGCAGAAGTATAATCCGGTCGATCCCGCCAACATGAAGAAGCAGATCGCGCTCGACATGCCCTGGTATGCCGAAAATTACGGCGCGGCGCTCGATACCTACACGAAGATCATTTCGGCCTGA
- a CDS encoding ABC transporter permease, which produces MRASAPRLASLLLLGPLLAFLTLVYLLPFLGIAEWSVTLPTPGFGQYERLTGDSLVLSVFLRTFRICAIVTVVSVVSAYAITYVWVRGSRLQRSIAELCILIPFWISVLTRAFGWLALLSNRGLINAWLMGAGLIDSPLQLSRNEASVILGMTHVLIPFAVFPLASAMRAVDERVLLAARGLGASRLRIFWSVFLPMTASGVIGAGLIVFVFTLGFFVTPAILGGGRSIMVAELVYLRMFQSPDWGLGAAVSVVLVLIVGILMALLFRLARPALMGSAR; this is translated from the coding sequence ATGCGAGCGTCCGCCCCGCGCCTTGCCAGTCTGCTGCTTCTCGGCCCGTTGCTGGCATTCTTGACGCTCGTCTATCTGCTGCCGTTCCTCGGCATCGCGGAATGGAGCGTCACGCTGCCGACGCCCGGCTTCGGTCAATATGAACGGCTGACCGGGGATAGCCTCGTCCTGTCGGTGTTCCTGCGGACGTTCCGCATCTGCGCGATCGTGACGGTCGTGTCGGTCGTTTCGGCTTACGCGATCACCTACGTCTGGGTCCGCGGAAGCCGGCTGCAACGCAGCATCGCTGAACTCTGCATCCTGATCCCGTTCTGGATCTCGGTCCTGACCCGCGCGTTCGGCTGGCTGGCGCTGCTCTCGAACCGAGGCCTCATCAACGCGTGGTTGATGGGCGCGGGGTTGATCGACAGTCCACTCCAACTCTCCCGCAACGAAGCCAGCGTCATTCTCGGCATGACGCATGTGCTGATCCCCTTCGCAGTCTTCCCGCTCGCCTCGGCCATGCGCGCGGTGGACGAGCGCGTGCTGTTGGCCGCACGCGGCTTGGGGGCATCGCGCCTGCGGATTTTCTGGTCGGTGTTTCTACCGATGACGGCGTCGGGCGTCATCGGGGCGGGGCTGATCGTCTTCGTCTTCACGCTCGGCTTCTTCGTGACCCCCGCAATCCTGGGCGGCGGGCGCAGCATCATGGTGGCCGAACTCGTTTATCTCCGCATGTTCCAAAGCCCCGATTGGGGTCTCGGCGCCGCCGTTAGCGTCGTGCTGGTGTTGATCGTCGGCATCCTGATGGCGTTGCTGTTCAGGTTGGCGCGCCCGGCCTTGATGGGGAGCGCGCGGTGA
- a CDS encoding dimethylarginine dimethylaminohydrolase family protein, which produces MTPTLSRYAEPFSLRRRNPDGGTPRLQGWGFTNETDRLTDVLLGSPAHLRHLATSSLSRKHLREAPCNIQTAQAQHKDLVAAYQHFGVAVHWHDPEPELPMQVYSRDSSVMTPFGAIITAMANWWRRGENYAAIRTYERLGVPIYDMVTAGTFEGGDFNVIADGCVLIGCGGARTQEEGARQVEGWFKREGWETRLAFIDEYYVHIDLMVVPIAPRLTAVCLACTEPGIVDWLKQKGHDIIDVPFTDTMALGCNFMSLGGDRVIAPASSRTLIEQLRARGFEVAEVDMSEISKTGGGIHCMAQALRREPH; this is translated from the coding sequence ATGACGCCGACCTTAAGCCGTTACGCCGAGCCGTTCAGCCTCCGTCGCCGCAACCCGGATGGCGGCACGCCTCGGCTACAGGGGTGGGGGTTCACCAACGAAACCGACCGGCTGACCGATGTGCTTCTCGGCTCACCCGCGCATCTCCGGCATCTCGCCACGAGTTCGCTGTCCCGCAAGCATCTGCGCGAGGCGCCGTGCAACATCCAAACCGCACAGGCCCAGCACAAGGACCTCGTCGCGGCCTATCAGCACTTCGGCGTCGCGGTGCACTGGCACGATCCGGAACCCGAACTGCCCATGCAGGTCTATTCCCGCGATTCCAGCGTGATGACGCCATTCGGCGCCATCATCACGGCCATGGCCAACTGGTGGCGGCGCGGTGAAAATTATGCTGCGATACGCACCTACGAGCGGCTCGGCGTACCGATCTACGACATGGTGACGGCCGGCACCTTCGAAGGCGGCGACTTCAACGTTATCGCGGACGGCTGCGTGCTGATCGGCTGTGGCGGAGCCCGCACCCAGGAGGAAGGCGCGCGGCAGGTCGAGGGATGGTTCAAGCGGGAAGGGTGGGAAACGCGCCTCGCCTTCATCGACGAATATTACGTTCATATCGACCTGATGGTGGTGCCGATCGCCCCACGGTTGACGGCCGTCTGCCTCGCCTGCACGGAGCCCGGCATCGTCGACTGGCTCAAGCAAAAAGGCCACGACATCATCGACGTGCCCTTCACCGACACGATGGCGCTCGGCTGCAATTTCATGAGCCTTGGTGGAGACCGCGTGATCGCGCCCGCGTCGAGCCGGACGCTGATCGAGCAATTGCGAGCGCGCGGCTTCGAGGTCGCAGAGGTCGACATGAGCGAGATCTCGAAGACCGGCGGCGGTATTCATTGCATGGCGCAGGCCTTGCGACGCGAGCCGCACTGA
- a CDS encoding class II aldolase/adducin family protein produces the protein MTVTTLNIEARSAEWEQRVELAACYRLLAHYKMTDLIYTHSTVRVPGEPGHFLINPYGYRWEEITASSLVKIDVDGNKVGDSPHRVNPAGFTIHSAVHMARHDAACVIHTHTRAGMAVSVTKDGLMPLSQIALQFYGRLGTHDYEGIALDLDERQRIITDLGSFCGVILRNHGLLTVGRTVAEAFSLMFYLNMACEVQVATLSMGTPLVIPPKEVCERVGAQYDQMAFDDGDLKLEWAAHLRLLDTLDPSYRS, from the coding sequence ATGACGGTCACGACACTGAATATCGAGGCTCGGTCCGCCGAGTGGGAGCAACGGGTGGAACTCGCTGCCTGCTACCGGCTGCTCGCGCATTATAAGATGACCGACCTGATCTACACCCACTCGACCGTGCGCGTGCCGGGCGAGCCGGGCCACTTTCTGATCAATCCCTACGGCTACCGCTGGGAGGAGATCACCGCCTCCTCGCTGGTCAAGATCGACGTTGACGGCAACAAGGTCGGCGACAGCCCGCATCGCGTCAATCCGGCCGGCTTCACGATCCATAGCGCCGTCCATATGGCGCGCCACGACGCGGCCTGCGTGATCCACACCCATACGCGCGCCGGCATGGCCGTCTCTGTCACCAAGGATGGGCTGATGCCGCTCAGCCAGATCGCGCTGCAGTTCTATGGTCGGCTGGGGACCCACGACTATGAGGGGATCGCGCTCGATCTCGACGAGCGGCAGCGCATCATCACGGATCTCGGCTCGTTTTGCGGGGTCATTCTTCGAAACCACGGCCTGTTGACGGTCGGCCGGACCGTCGCCGAAGCCTTCAGCCTCATGTTCTATCTCAACATGGCCTGCGAGGTGCAGGTCGCGACACTGTCGATGGGCACACCCCTCGTGATCCCGCCCAAGGAGGTCTGCGAGCGCGTCGGCGCGCAGTACGACCAGATGGCTTTCGACGACGGCGACCTCAAGCTCGAATGGGCCGCGCATCTCCGCCTGCTCGACACGCTCGATCCGTCCTATCGATCGTAA
- a CDS encoding LysR substrate-binding domain-containing protein gives MRVPSTQALRALDCFARHGSVWRAAEELHLTRSAVSHQLRFLEQDLGFDILKRAGKGVTLTPQGMRYAADVRRALTLLGDAAVQYGDKGIRGSLTVSCTPGFASLWLCTHLAEFKQLYPDVVLRIVTPPRLDDVSNPEVDAFIAYGDGGAWPRHAVELLSEVEFTPLCSPALLNRIGGLTDPLDVFRAVLLHLDTYDDWSRWFQAAGATPLPFEQGVTFSDMNLVLAATTAGQGIAMGDELTCRQALETGQLVRPFDLGIRSSRAYYVVTEHHRTGNAAMQAFSDWLRSRLVQTASVLRPA, from the coding sequence GTGCGGGTTCCCTCAACGCAAGCCCTTCGGGCGCTGGATTGTTTTGCCCGTCATGGCAGTGTCTGGCGCGCCGCCGAAGAACTGCATCTGACGCGAAGCGCTGTCAGCCACCAGCTGCGTTTTCTCGAACAGGACCTCGGCTTCGATATACTCAAGCGAGCCGGTAAAGGCGTGACGCTGACGCCGCAAGGCATGCGCTATGCGGCCGATGTCCGCCGCGCGTTGACGCTGTTGGGCGATGCCGCCGTCCAATATGGCGATAAGGGAATCCGGGGCTCCCTCACGGTGAGTTGCACGCCGGGGTTCGCGTCTCTTTGGCTCTGCACGCATTTGGCGGAATTCAAGCAGCTTTACCCAGATGTCGTGCTTCGGATCGTTACGCCGCCCCGGCTCGACGACGTCAGCAACCCCGAGGTGGATGCCTTCATCGCCTATGGGGATGGCGGAGCCTGGCCGAGACATGCGGTGGAATTGCTCAGCGAGGTCGAGTTCACGCCGTTGTGCAGTCCGGCTCTGCTGAACCGGATCGGTGGGCTGACAGACCCGCTCGATGTGTTCCGCGCCGTGCTCCTGCATCTCGACACCTACGACGATTGGAGCCGATGGTTCCAGGCGGCGGGTGCCACGCCGCTCCCCTTCGAGCAAGGCGTCACCTTCTCGGACATGAACCTCGTTTTGGCCGCCACCACGGCCGGGCAGGGAATCGCCATGGGGGATGAACTCACCTGCCGGCAGGCGCTCGAGACGGGACAACTGGTCCGGCCGTTCGATCTCGGGATCCGGTCAAGCCGCGCCTATTATGTCGTGACCGAACATCACCGCACCGGCAATGCCGCCATGCAGGCCTTCTCGGATTGGCTCCGGTCGCGGCTCGTGCAAACCGCCTCCGTGCTCCGCCCCGCTTAA
- a CDS encoding ABC transporter ATP-binding protein, with protein MNAKAVGLRAIGIDKSFGAFRALKAVSLDVAPGEFLTLLGPSGSGKTTFLMIMAGFEAPTGGRLLSEGVDITTRSAEARSFGMVFQGYALFPHKTVEQNIAFPLQVRKVPREEIATRVARIVARVGLAGHEKKLPAKLSGGQQQRVALARALVFEPSVLLLDEPFSALDKHLRGRMQDEVRRLHQEFGTTFVFVTHDQSEALSLSSRIAIFNHGELLQVATPQAIYERPSNRFVAEFLGEINLLPVEGVGHCSIGTSGSFEGRNLKVPRQDHVGRSGTLAIRPEHMSVACGPAPDRNGVPALVKATTYLGSATRLGLSTASGTALTVTLPTDVAATALTNGPDLWVTWPADKGFLLPEESHA; from the coding sequence GTGAACGCAAAGGCGGTCGGGTTAAGGGCGATCGGCATCGACAAGTCATTTGGGGCTTTTCGCGCCCTCAAGGCTGTGTCGTTGGACGTCGCGCCCGGCGAGTTCCTGACGCTGCTTGGGCCGTCTGGGTCCGGCAAGACCACCTTCCTGATGATCATGGCGGGGTTCGAGGCGCCGACCGGCGGCCGATTGTTGAGCGAGGGCGTCGATATCACGACCCGCTCGGCGGAGGCGCGGTCCTTCGGCATGGTGTTCCAGGGCTACGCCTTGTTCCCGCACAAGACCGTCGAACAGAATATCGCCTTTCCGCTCCAGGTCCGCAAAGTGCCCCGGGAGGAAATCGCGACGCGGGTGGCCCGGATCGTCGCGCGTGTCGGCCTCGCGGGACACGAGAAGAAGCTGCCCGCGAAACTTTCGGGAGGTCAGCAACAGCGGGTCGCCCTGGCCCGAGCCCTGGTGTTCGAACCCTCGGTCCTGTTGCTGGACGAACCGTTTTCAGCGCTCGACAAGCATCTTCGCGGCCGCATGCAGGACGAGGTGCGGCGGTTGCATCAGGAGTTCGGCACCACGTTCGTGTTCGTCACTCACGACCAAAGCGAGGCTTTGTCGCTGTCGTCGCGCATCGCCATCTTCAATCATGGTGAGTTGCTACAGGTCGCCACCCCGCAAGCCATCTATGAACGTCCGTCGAACCGCTTCGTCGCTGAGTTTCTCGGCGAGATCAATCTGCTCCCGGTCGAGGGGGTCGGCCATTGCAGCATCGGCACAAGTGGCTCCTTCGAGGGACGTAACCTGAAGGTGCCGCGCCAGGATCACGTCGGCCGCTCCGGCACGCTGGCGATCCGCCCTGAGCATATGTCGGTGGCGTGCGGCCCCGCGCCCGACCGCAACGGCGTTCCGGCCCTCGTGAAAGCCACCACTTACCTCGGCTCGGCGACGCGGCTCGGCCTTTCGACCGCGAGCGGGACGGCCTTGACCGTCACGTTGCCGACCGACGTTGCCGCAACCGCGCTCACGAACGGCCCCGATCTCTGGGTCACCTGGCCCGCCGACAAGGGCTTTCTTCTGCCGGAAGAAAGCCATGCTTGA
- a CDS encoding fatty acid desaturase, with protein MDEVFGRRDMIAPARLKALSIKSDARGFRQLGTHLGALAVTGTALASTWGTWWAVLPFLLHGTLINFLYAGQHELSHWTVFRTKKLNEIFGRLFGFVLIYPRDFDQIQHFAHHRYTQDWEGDGELTRDRYTLTSYLLWVLGPTYWYTRVRRVIRFALGIVTEPYIPEGRKPEVIREARWHVAGYAAIAALSIATGSWLAIELWLLPMLALKPVHQLQNTIEHLGLPHVDTIVQNTRSTRTNAVMRWMAWNMQYHTAHHAFPGVPCYQLPTLHQEIFVEKGRKPPTMSYLAFQWAVVRAFWNGRTEADYPDDAIWISDDTDLEPVAPRVRNASGNPAKQG; from the coding sequence ATGGATGAAGTCTTCGGCCGCCGCGACATGATCGCCCCGGCCCGATTGAAAGCTCTCAGCATCAAATCCGATGCGCGAGGCTTTCGGCAGCTCGGAACCCATCTTGGGGCGCTCGCTGTCACCGGGACGGCGCTGGCCTCGACGTGGGGGACGTGGTGGGCCGTGCTGCCGTTTCTGCTACACGGCACGCTGATCAACTTCCTATACGCGGGGCAACACGAACTCAGTCATTGGACCGTGTTTCGAACCAAAAAGCTCAACGAGATCTTCGGCCGGCTCTTCGGTTTCGTGCTGATCTACCCGCGCGACTTCGATCAGATCCAGCATTTCGCCCATCACCGCTACACGCAGGATTGGGAGGGCGACGGGGAACTCACGCGCGATCGTTACACGCTGACGTCCTATCTGCTCTGGGTGCTTGGCCCGACCTATTGGTACACGCGCGTGCGGCGCGTCATCCGTTTCGCACTCGGCATCGTGACCGAGCCGTATATTCCGGAGGGTCGCAAGCCCGAGGTCATCCGCGAGGCGCGATGGCATGTGGCCGGCTATGCCGCGATCGCGGCGCTGTCGATCGCGACTGGGAGCTGGCTGGCGATCGAGCTTTGGCTGCTGCCGATGCTGGCCTTGAAGCCGGTGCATCAATTGCAGAACACGATCGAGCATCTCGGTCTGCCGCATGTCGACACTATCGTGCAGAATACGCGATCGACCCGCACCAATGCGGTGATGCGCTGGATGGCGTGGAACATGCAGTACCACACGGCCCATCATGCCTTTCCGGGTGTGCCCTGCTATCAATTGCCGACGCTGCACCAGGAGATCTTCGTCGAGAAAGGCCGCAAGCCCCCGACGATGTCCTATCTGGCGTTTCAATGGGCGGTGGTCCGCGCTTTCTGGAACGGTCGCACCGAAGCCGATTACCCCGATGACGCGATCTGGATCAGCGACGACACCGATCTCGAGCCGGTCGCCCCGCGCGTGCGAAATGCCAGCGGCAATCCCGCAAAGCAAGGCTGA